The Radiobacillus deserti genomic interval GTTAAAAGAAGAAACCATTCGAGGGGAATTTTGTATTGTCGTGGAAGGAAACCAAAGAAAAGGAAAAGAGGAGGATAAGCAATGGTGGGCTCCTCTTTCTATTGAACAGCATGTTACACATTATATAACGGAGCTAGGTCTCAAAAGTAAAGATGCGATTAAAAAGGTTGCATTGGAGCGAGATATCCCGAAAAGGGAAGTGTATCAAGCTTTCCATGTTGAACAAGATAATGAATAAAGGAAACACGAAAAAAACCTTCGCAATTGCGAAGGTTTTTTCGTTCGGATTAAACATCCATACGGGATTGTATTTCTTTAATTAACTCTTTTGCGCCTTCTTTACTCAATACAAGTTTACCATTTGCAAGAGAAAGGTTATCATCAGAGATTTCCCCTGTAATATGGCAAGTCATATTTGGTTTGTATTTTTTAAGAATGATGCGATCATCATCCACATAGATTTCCAACGCATCTTTCTCATTAATACCAAGTGTGCGTCGAAGTTCTATTGGTATTACAACACGGCCAAGCTCATCCACTTTACGAACAATTCCTGTAGATTTCATTTTTACAATTCTCCCCTCATACTCTGTCATTCATTTCGGCATTATTCGACATGTAATAACAATAGTTTACCAGTGTTTTACATAAGTGTCAATTATATTTTGCGAATTATTCTCCACATGGGAAAGTATTCGTCATAATTGTACGATAATCTCGGTTATTATTGAACGACTTTCCTACATTGTACAAAAATATGTCGAATTTATAATGGAAAATCGACAAAAAATTTCCTTTTCCCATTATTTGAATGAAATTTCCATTAAATAAAACAGGCTAAGAACTAAAATTCCGCACATCAGCTTAGAAAAATTGGCAAAGTAATGAAAAAATCGCTACAATAATAAGAAATAAGGTTGAAGAAGATGTAAAATAGGTCATTCTATTAAAAGATACGAGACAAGAAGGAGGATTTTGGATGTCCAACGAGAAAAAAACATTTTATATTACAACTCCTATTTATTACCCAAGTGGAAATTTACATATAGGTCATGCTTATACAACAGTTGCTGGAGATGCAATGGCTCGTTATAAACGACTACGTGGCTATGATGTGATGTATCTAACGGGAACGGATGAACATGGACAAAAGATTCAGAAGAAAGCAGATGAAAAAGGGCAGACTCCACAAAAATATGTAGATGATATTGTGAGTGGGATTAAAACATTATGGGATAAGCTTGAAATCTCCTATGTGGATTTTATTCGTACGACAGAAGATCGTCACAAAAAAGTGGTAGAAAAGATTTTTGCTCAGTTGCTAGAGCAAGGGGACATTTATTTAGATGAATACGAAGGCTGGTATTGTACGTCTTGTGAATCGTTTTTCACAGAGCGACAATTAGAGGATGGTAAATGTCCGGACTGTGGAGGTCCTGTTGAGAAGGTAAAAGAAGAATCTTATTTCTTCAAAATGAGCAAGTATGTCGATCGCTTGTTACAATTTTATGAGGATAATCCGGAATTCATTCAACCAGTAAGTAGAAAGAATGAAATGATTAGTAACTTCATTCGCCCGGGTTTAGAAGATTTAGCTGTATCTCGAACGACGTTTGACTGGGGGATTAAAGTACCAGGTGATCCGAAACACGTCATTTACGTATGGATTGACGCATTATCTAACTATATAACGGCACTTGGCTATGGAACAGATGATGATGAACGTTACCAAAAATACTGGCCAGCAGATGTTCATCTCATGAGTAAAGAGATTGTTCGATTCCATACCATCTATTGGCCAATCATGTTAATGGCGTTAGACCTACCGTTACCTAAAAAAGTTTTTGCACATGGCTGGATTCTCATGAAGGATGGAAAAATGTCGAAATCTAAAGGGAATGTTGTGGATCCAGTGGACCTCACAAACCGTTATGGATTAGATGCTCTTCGGTATTACTTACTTCGCGAGGTTCCTTTTGGTTCTGATGGTACATTTACACCAGAAGGCTTTGTGGAAAGAACGAATTATGATTTAGCGAACGATTTAGGAAACCTATTAAATCGAACGGTTGCTATGATTGAAAAGTATTTCGATGGAGAGATTCCGGAACTTATTCTTTCAGAGGATGAATTTGACAAGGATTTAGAGCAGCTAGCAAAACAAACAGTTACAAATGTCGAGAATGCAATGGAAAACATGGAGTTCTCCGTAGCGCTAGCGACAATCTGGCAGTATATTAGCCGTACGAATAAATATATTGATGAGACACAACCTTGGGTTCTCGCAAAAGAGGAGTCTAATAAAAAACGTCTTGGTAATGTGATGGCACATTTAGCAGATTCCTTACGTCGGACTGCTATCTTACTTCGTCCGTTCTTAACTCAGACTCCTAAAACGATGTTTGAACAGCTAGGTGTAATAAATGAAGAACACCAAGAGTGGGATAGTTTACTTAATCACCACGCTATCGCAGCAGGAACAAAAGTGGTCAAAAAGGATCCAATGTTCCCAAGATTGGAAGTAGAGAAAGAAACTAAAATCATTAAAGATATGATGAAAAAACCAGAACCCAAAAAGGAAAAAGAAACAAGCGATGCAAAACCAGAGATTAGCTATGATGATTTTATGACCCTAGATTTACGTGTGGCAGAAGTCATTCGTGCTGACAAGATGGAAAATGCCGATAAGCTTCTTCGGATTCAAGTCGATCTAGGAGACGAAAAACGACAAATTGTTTCGGGTATTGCAAAATACTATCAACCAGAAGACTTAATTGGTAAGAAAGTCATTTGTGTCACCAATTTAAAACCAGTCAAACTACGTGGTGAACTATCTCAAGGTATGATTCTTTCTGGAGAAGATGAAAAAGGAAACTTATCCTTGGCTACCGTAGAACAATCCTTACCGAACGGATCAGTAGTTAAATAAGATTGTTTCCTTTTGAGACGAAGACGGGCTTCAGCAAGAAGTAATAAGAAAAACGCTTATCCGGTGTAAAAGTGAACTGCACCCCAATTGTTAGACACTCAACAATTGGAGGTGCAGTTTTTTATGGCTAAATTTACTCAAGAAAATAAATTAAATGCAGTTCAAAGATATTTAGAAGGTAATGAGAGTTATCATTCTATTGGAGAATCACTGGGGACGTCTTCAAGTGTGATAATGAACTGGGTGGCACAATATAATCTTCATGGTTTAGAGGGATTATTAAAGAAATCCTATGCAAGTTATTCAGAACAGTTTAAACTAAAAGTGCTTAACTATATGATTGAGCATGGGACGTCACCTAATGAAACAGCCGCGATTTTTAAAATCTCCTCTCCAGGTATGATTAGAAAATGGAGGATCCTTTATGAAAAAGGAGGAGTAGACGCCCTTAAACCGAAGAAAAAGGGGCGTACACTCATGAAAAAAGAAAATAAGAGAGATACACAAAAACAAGTACCAACTGATAATTCTATTGAAGCTCTCAAAGCTGAAGTAAAACAGCTACGAATGGAGAATGAGTATCTAAAAAAGTTGAACACCTTAGTTCAAAACAAGGAAAAATCACCAAACAAGACAAAGCGAAAATAGTCTATGAACTAAGGAATGACTTCTCGGTGAAAGCACTTATAACGTTGGCAGATGTACCACGTAGTACGTACTACTACTTCGTTAAACAATTAGATCGTCCAGATAAAGATGCAGAACTAAAAATACTTATAAAAGAAATTTATTATGAACACAAAGGACGATATGGTTATCGTCGTATTCGAGATGAGCTTGTGAACCGTGGGTACAAAGTTAATCATAAAAAAGTTCAACGAATCATGAAGGGATTAGGTTTGAAAAGTATGGTTCGTATGAAGAAATATCGTTCTTATAAAGGGAAAGTAGGTAAGACAGCACCAAACATATTGGACCGTAACTTCAAGGCAGAAAAGCCAAATGAAAAATGGGT includes:
- a CDS encoding AbrB/MazE/SpoVT family DNA-binding domain-containing protein, translated to MKSTGIVRKVDELGRVVIPIELRRTLGINEKDALEIYVDDDRIILKKYKPNMTCHITGEISDDNLSLANGKLVLSKEGAKELIKEIQSRMDV
- the metG gene encoding methionine--tRNA ligase; protein product: MSNEKKTFYITTPIYYPSGNLHIGHAYTTVAGDAMARYKRLRGYDVMYLTGTDEHGQKIQKKADEKGQTPQKYVDDIVSGIKTLWDKLEISYVDFIRTTEDRHKKVVEKIFAQLLEQGDIYLDEYEGWYCTSCESFFTERQLEDGKCPDCGGPVEKVKEESYFFKMSKYVDRLLQFYEDNPEFIQPVSRKNEMISNFIRPGLEDLAVSRTTFDWGIKVPGDPKHVIYVWIDALSNYITALGYGTDDDERYQKYWPADVHLMSKEIVRFHTIYWPIMLMALDLPLPKKVFAHGWILMKDGKMSKSKGNVVDPVDLTNRYGLDALRYYLLREVPFGSDGTFTPEGFVERTNYDLANDLGNLLNRTVAMIEKYFDGEIPELILSEDEFDKDLEQLAKQTVTNVENAMENMEFSVALATIWQYISRTNKYIDETQPWVLAKEESNKKRLGNVMAHLADSLRRTAILLRPFLTQTPKTMFEQLGVINEEHQEWDSLLNHHAIAAGTKVVKKDPMFPRLEVEKETKIIKDMMKKPEPKKEKETSDAKPEISYDDFMTLDLRVAEVIRADKMENADKLLRIQVDLGDEKRQIVSGIAKYYQPEDLIGKKVICVTNLKPVKLRGELSQGMILSGEDEKGNLSLATVEQSLPNGSVVK
- a CDS encoding IS3 family transposase (programmed frameshift), producing the protein MAKFTQENKLNAVQRYLEGNESYHSIGESLGTSSSVIMNWVAQYNLHGLEGLLKKSYASYSEQFKLKVLNYMIEHGTSPNETAAIFKISSPGMIRKWRILYEKGGVDALKPKKKGRTLMKKENKRDTQKQVPTDNSIEALKAEVKQLRMENEYPKKVEHLSSKQGKITKQDKAKIVYELRNDFSVKALITLADVPRSTYYYFVKQLDRPDKDAELKILIKEIYYEHKGRYGYRRIRDELVNRGYKVNHKKVQRIMKGLGLKSMVRMKKYRSYKGKVGKTAPNILDRNFKAEKPNEKWVTDITEFKLFGEKLYLSPILDLFNGEIITYTIGSRPTYSLVSNMLEKSFERLTDKDKLILHSDQGWHYQMRQYRHALKEQGITQSMSRKGNCYDNAVIENFFGIMKSEFLYLNEFDSIDHFKQELEEYMNYYNNKRIKTKLKGKSPVQFRTLAQQAA